The nucleotide window CCATATATTCTTTACCCATAAACTTTTTTAACCCCCAAACCCCATAAGCTTCTGCCACTTGATGATCCGGATCACTTAATAATTGAATCGATAAATTATGTTTTTCTATAAATTTACCATGAGATTTTTCTGAATCTGGACTAACTCCTAAAATTTTCGCCCCTAAAGCGGTAAATTCCCCTAAAAACTGACTAAAATCTATCGCTTCTGTAGTACATCCCGGCGTGTTATCTTTAGGATAAAAATAAAGCACCAACCAATGAGAAGAAAAGTCAGCCAAGCTAACTAAAATTCCCTCTTGATTTTTCCCGGTAAAATTGGGAACTTTTTCTCCAATTTGAGGTAAATTACTCATAAATTAACAATGCCAAGGAACAGTCGTTAAAGGAAGTAAAGAAAGCGGTAGCCAACCCCAACTCCAATAGGTATAACTTTCAGATTCGACAGGTTTATCCTCGCTTAAAAGTGCATTAATTCTCTCTCCTAAACGATTTTGATGAATAGAATCATGTAAGGCAGCAGAACAATTTCCGGCGGAAAACTCAAAAGAAGTTTGAGTCACTTGTTGGGCAACAATTAATAAAGATTCTGCTAAGACTAAAGCATCTATTTGTTTAGACGCTTGATAGTCTGCCCGAACTTCTCTTAAAAATAATAACTCTTCCCATAACCTCTCTGTATGGGGTAGCCAACGGGTAAAAGAACGCAGCCATCCTAACCAGAAAAACCAAAAGGTATCATGATAGTCATCATGTGCCTGTTCATGGGCTAATACGGCTTGTAAATGCTCTTGATCTAATGTATTTAATAACCCCTGACTAATCACTAATTCAGGTTTCCAAAAACCAATTTGGGCACTATAAGGAAAGTCAATATTTAAAATTCTGGCCGGTTTACCGAATACCGTTTTTTGAGGATGACTGGAAAGATTTTTAACCGAGTGCCAACCTTGATAAGCGAGTTTAACTCCCGAAACAAGGGCGACAATTAAGAAAATTCCCGCCAATAAATAACTATACCAACTCGCCTCTAACCCGAACATTTGCCCATGATATCCCATCACAATAACGGCTACAGAAGTCATCAGCAATAATAGAGGAGGAAAGAGAAAGAAAAAGAGCGATCGCTGCCAATAGTTGAGGCTGTTTTTGGTTAGGGATGGGGCAAATAAACGAATCCCCCAAGCTAACCCCAAAGCCGTCAAAATCATTAATAAGTGCATTATCGTTTCCCCTGCCTTTGTTTTCGGAGTGCTTGTAAATGAGTGGCAATTTCTGAAAGTTGTTCCAGACTTGCTGTATCTAGACTATCAGCAAAAGAGGCAACAATGTCAGGATTACTGATAGCGAGAAAACGATGTAATTGATCGAAAGACTTGATCGCTTGTGCTTGTTTGCGGGAGACTAACGGTTGCCAATAGAAAGCTTTGCCCTCTTTATGACAAGTTAACCAACCTTTATTAGTCAAACGCCTTAACACCGTTGTCACCGAAGCATAGGCTAATTCTCGGTCTGGATCGGATAAAATGCGATCGTGAACATCTTTAACGGTAGCTGTCCCTAGATCCCAGACAATATTGAGAATTTCGCTTTCTAGGGGGCCTAGGGAAAGTTGTTTAGGACGATAATCAGGTAAAGGAGGCATGATCATTTAAACAATAAAAATGGATAAATTAGCGGGCTAAATCAGGAAAAACTTCACAGACAGCCGGATGAATCAGACAATGATTTTTGACATTTAACCCCTTAGCTAAAGCGGCATCGGTTTGTAATGCGTTTAATCCCTCATTAGCTAATTTAACCACATAAGGGAGGGTACTATTATTAAGAGCTTGGGTAGCTGTCCAAGGAACAGCACCTGGCATATTAGGAATGCCCACATGAACCACATTTTCCTCGATATAAGTCGGGTGACTGTGAGAGGTTGGGCGAAGGGTTTCGATACATCCCCCTTGATCTACCGCTACATCAATAATCACTGAACCGGGTCGCATTTTTGACACCAATTGACGGGGAACTAAAATCGGCGCTCGTCTTCCTGTAACTAAGACTGCCCCTATTAATAAATCTGCATCCGGCACAACTCTTTCTATTTGGGTTGAGTTACTATACAATAATTCTACTCTTGACCCAAAAAGAGTTTCTAAATAGGATAAACGGTCAACACTGACATCGAGAATTTGGACTTGTGCCCCCATACCGATCGCTATTTTAGCGGCTTCTGTGCCCACTACACCCCCACCCAGGATCACCACTTTACCCGGACGTACCCCAGGAACACCTCCTAATAATACCCCTCGTCCTCCTTGCTGTTTTTCTAAATATCTTGCCCCAAATTGCACCGATAAGCGTCCGGCGATGATACTCATGGGGGTGAGTAAAGGTAGGGTCTTATTGGGGAGTTCAACGGTTTCATAGGCGATCCCCGTGACACCCGACTCGATGAGAGATTCGGTTAAGGTGCGATCGGCGGCTAAATGAAGATAGGTAAATAAAAGTTGTTCTTTTTGGATGTAATTATATTCTGAGGGTAAGGGTTCTTTGACCTTAACCACCATTTCTTTATGCCATGCTTCGGTGGGGGTATTGACAATTTTTGCCCCTGCCTGTTGATAGTCTAGATCCGTAAACCCTGCCCCTAGTCCGGCCTGGGTTTCAATAAAAACAGTATGGCCGCTTTCCGAGAGAACCCTGACACTACCGGGACTTAACCCGACTCGGAACTCTTGATCTTTAATTTCTTTAGGAACTCCAATTTCCATTTTAATCCTCAAGAAAAATGTTTTTTTTACTGTAGCGAGATCTAGCCGAATCAGCATCTATCCCTTTTGGGGAGGCTACAGAAATTTATTTTAATTGCATCTTTTCTACTGTAATGCCTATTTTAAGAAAAGTTGCCAGAATCATGATTTGCTTAATGTTGTGGTATAGTCCCAAAAAATTCTGTATTCTATTTATCTCCCCAGGAGGAATTATTATTAATTTTCTTTTAAAGAGTTACGTTAATAATATAAATAGAGTTTTTAAATGATTTGCCAAATTTTTGTGGCCGGTTGCGGGAGTACCTGTTGCCTCTCTCAACTCTAAAATTTATGAAAGCACGATTACTTATAAAATTGTCCCCCTGTTAACTGTTCACTGTTCACTAAAGAAGGTGCGTTACGCTACGCTAACACATCCTACAGTAGTCCCACTGTTAACTGTTAACTGTTCACTGTTCACTAAAGAAGGTGCGTTACGCTACGCGCTAACACCCCCTACTTTAAATAAAACTCTTAATTTTGATCGCATTTACTGAGCATGACTTGGGGGAGATTCAGGATCAAAATGTTTTAAAATATAATCAACAAAAATGAGGGAGAAACTCGTATGCGAATTTTATTAGTTGAAGATGAACCAGGAATTGCTCAATTTATCAATCAAGGGTTAAAAGAAACCGGTTATGGGGTGGATCTGGCCATAGACGGATTAGAGGGAAAGCGATACATTGAATCGGTAGAGTACGATATTATTATTTTAGACATCATGCTCCCTAAAATAGACGGTTTAACCTTACTCGGAGAAATTAGAGCGAAAAAAAATGTCACTCCTGTCTTACTCCTAACAGCAAAAGATAGTATTGAAGACCGGGTAAAAGGATTAAATGGGGGAGCAGATGATTATTTAGTGAAACCCTTCGCTTTTTCGGAATTACTCGCCCGAATTAGAGCCTTACAACGTCGTCCCCCTCTACAATTTAGCACCATTTTACAGCTAGAAGACTTAAAGATGAATCTAGTGACGCGAGAGGTTAAACGAGGAGATAAAATTATTGATCTGAGTCCTTTAGAATTTAAACTCTTAGAATATTTATTACGGAATGCTAATCAGGTATTGACTCGCACTCAAATTGGTGAGCAAGTTTGGGACTTAGATTTTTATACCAATTCTAATGTAGTCGATGTTTATATTGGCTATCTAAGACGAAAAATCGATCGGGGATTTGACAACCAACTTTTACATACTATTCGAGGGGTAGGCTATTGTTTAAAACCAGAAGGTAATGAAAATTAATGACAAAAAAATGGTTAAGGTTAAAACCAAAAAGTTTACGAGTTCGTTTAACCGGTTGGTACATTATCTTATTGGGTTGTACTTTAGTCGGGTTTAGTAGTTATTTATATTCACAATTAAAACAGAGCCTCTTAATTCAAATCAATACTAATTTAAATATTACGACTTCAGAAGTCATCAATACTTTAATAGCAGAGGATGAACATTTTGCCCTCAAAAAAACCCAAAAAACAGAAGCTTTTGCTCATGATTTAATTAAAGCCGGATTTGCCGTTCGTCTCCTCTCAGCATCAGGAAAAGTGGTCGATGGTTTTGGAGAATATCAAGAATTTCCGCAACTTATTCCCAAGCAATCTGGTTATAGTGATTTTAGGGATAATTCAGGACAATGGCGAATGTATAGTCATCCGATTCACTTATCATCTGGACAAGGATGGATACAAGTTGCTCAATCTCTAGAACCCATAAACCAAGCGTCCGATCATTTATTATTTTTAATGTTAATTAGTTGTCCTCTAGTTTTACTTTTAGCAGCATTGGGAGGACTATTTTTAGCCGATCAAGCATTACGACCCATTAATACTATTATTAGTACCGCACAAGCGATTAATCCCCATGACATTACTCGACGAATTAATTATCGAGGATCTATAGATGAAGTGGGAAGACTCGCTATGACCTTAGATCGAATGTTAGATCGTTTAGAAGAAGCTTTTGAACATCAACAACGTTTTACCGGGGATGCTTCCCATGAATTACGCACTCCTTTAACGGTGATTAAAGGACGAATTGGGGTTGCTTTAAGTCAACTGCGTACCCCCGAAGACTATCAAGAAACTTTGCAAGCATTAGAACAAGAAGTCGATCGTCTCATTCGTTTAGCTAATAGTTTATTATTTTTAACCCGTTTAGAACAAAAAAACATCGATTTATCACCCATAGATTTAAGTGAACTTTTAGTTATTTTAGTTGAACAATTTCAACTGATGGCAGAACCGCGAAAGATTCAATTAAAAGAAAGTATTGAAAAAGATCTCTTCATTTTAGGAAATTCCGATTATTTGACCAGTTTATTGCTTAATTTACTCGATAATGCAGTTAAATATACTCCTGATAACGGTCAGGTGTGGGTAAAAACTCAAACAGACACAGAAAAAGTTCATATTCAAGTC belongs to Gloeothece citriformis PCC 7424 and includes:
- the bcp gene encoding thioredoxin-dependent thiol peroxidase — translated: MSNLPQIGEKVPNFTGKNQEGILVSLADFSSHWLVLYFYPKDNTPGCTTEAIDFSQFLGEFTALGAKILGVSPDSEKSHGKFIEKHNLSIQLLSDPDHQVAEAYGVWGLKKFMGKEYMGIIRSTFLIDPDGKLVYTWPNVRVKGHAEAVLKKLEEVM
- a CDS encoding M56 family metallopeptidase; protein product: MHLLMILTALGLAWGIRLFAPSLTKNSLNYWQRSLFFFLFPPLLLLMTSVAVIVMGYHGQMFGLEASWYSYLLAGIFLIVALVSGVKLAYQGWHSVKNLSSHPQKTVFGKPARILNIDFPYSAQIGFWKPELVISQGLLNTLDQEHLQAVLAHEQAHDDYHDTFWFFWLGWLRSFTRWLPHTERLWEELLFLREVRADYQASKQIDALVLAESLLIVAQQVTQTSFEFSAGNCSAALHDSIHQNRLGERINALLSEDKPVESESYTYWSWGWLPLSLLPLTTVPWHC
- a CDS encoding BlaI/MecI/CopY family transcriptional regulator; translated protein: MPPLPDYRPKQLSLGPLESEILNIVWDLGTATVKDVHDRILSDPDRELAYASVTTVLRRLTNKGWLTCHKEGKAFYWQPLVSRKQAQAIKSFDQLHRFLAISNPDIVASFADSLDTASLEQLSEIATHLQALRKQRQGKR
- the ald gene encoding alanine dehydrogenase; translated protein: MEIGVPKEIKDQEFRVGLSPGSVRVLSESGHTVFIETQAGLGAGFTDLDYQQAGAKIVNTPTEAWHKEMVVKVKEPLPSEYNYIQKEQLLFTYLHLAADRTLTESLIESGVTGIAYETVELPNKTLPLLTPMSIIAGRLSVQFGARYLEKQQGGRGVLLGGVPGVRPGKVVILGGGVVGTEAAKIAIGMGAQVQILDVSVDRLSYLETLFGSRVELLYSNSTQIERVVPDADLLIGAVLVTGRRAPILVPRQLVSKMRPGSVIIDVAVDQGGCIETLRPTSHSHPTYIEENVVHVGIPNMPGAVPWTATQALNNSTLPYVVKLANEGLNALQTDAALAKGLNVKNHCLIHPAVCEVFPDLAR
- a CDS encoding response regulator transcription factor, translating into MRILLVEDEPGIAQFINQGLKETGYGVDLAIDGLEGKRYIESVEYDIIILDIMLPKIDGLTLLGEIRAKKNVTPVLLLTAKDSIEDRVKGLNGGADDYLVKPFAFSELLARIRALQRRPPLQFSTILQLEDLKMNLVTREVKRGDKIIDLSPLEFKLLEYLLRNANQVLTRTQIGEQVWDLDFYTNSNVVDVYIGYLRRKIDRGFDNQLLHTIRGVGYCLKPEGNEN
- a CDS encoding HAMP domain-containing sensor histidine kinase translates to MTKKWLRLKPKSLRVRLTGWYIILLGCTLVGFSSYLYSQLKQSLLIQINTNLNITTSEVINTLIAEDEHFALKKTQKTEAFAHDLIKAGFAVRLLSASGKVVDGFGEYQEFPQLIPKQSGYSDFRDNSGQWRMYSHPIHLSSGQGWIQVAQSLEPINQASDHLLFLMLISCPLVLLLAALGGLFLADQALRPINTIISTAQAINPHDITRRINYRGSIDEVGRLAMTLDRMLDRLEEAFEHQQRFTGDASHELRTPLTVIKGRIGVALSQLRTPEDYQETLQALEQEVDRLIRLANSLLFLTRLEQKNIDLSPIDLSELLVILVEQFQLMAEPRKIQLKESIEKDLFILGNSDYLTSLLLNLLDNAVKYTPDNGQVWVKTQTDTEKVHIQVINTGKGIAPTDLPHLFKRFYRVESDRSRHTGGTGLGLAIAYEIVRLHGGTITVESQLNQATTFTVSFVANS